In Pseudomonas sp. R76, one genomic interval encodes:
- a CDS encoding LysR substrate-binding domain-containing protein has product MRQLPALNMLRIFEEVARHRSFSQAAVGLNVTQGAVSRQIKQLEDYLGIALFIRTPQGLSLTEAGFALSPHLSDAFDHIERALQAVRVPNLRQRLRIVAPPTWATRWLSAHLRRFCERYPDINLSVTHQNSHDSLTEIDCRIRFGLEPAAHCSSQLLVMERHIAVASPELFSNGQPPDLRRFPLLHILHDGKRLKVWENWLAAMGRNDIDAGQGLEFSTLDQVIHTALAGGGLAVIDRQMIERELANGSLLPITPVEVIGPYGYWLDVASDKQGLSKVRLFTQWLGQVSNP; this is encoded by the coding sequence ATGCGCCAACTGCCCGCCCTCAACATGCTGCGTATCTTCGAAGAAGTCGCCCGCCACCGCAGCTTCAGCCAGGCCGCCGTGGGCCTTAACGTGACCCAGGGCGCCGTCAGCCGCCAGATCAAACAACTGGAAGACTACCTCGGCATCGCCTTGTTCATCCGCACGCCCCAGGGCCTGTCCCTGACCGAAGCCGGCTTTGCGCTTTCCCCACACCTGAGCGACGCCTTCGACCATATCGAGCGCGCCCTGCAAGCCGTGCGTGTGCCCAACCTGCGCCAGCGCCTGCGCATCGTCGCGCCGCCGACCTGGGCCACTCGCTGGTTGTCCGCGCACCTGCGACGCTTCTGCGAGCGTTACCCGGATATCAACCTCAGCGTCACCCACCAGAACAGCCACGACAGCCTGACGGAAATCGACTGCAGGATTCGTTTCGGCCTGGAACCGGCGGCGCATTGCAGCAGCCAATTGCTGGTGATGGAACGGCACATCGCCGTCGCCAGCCCGGAGCTGTTCAGCAACGGCCAACCGCCCGACCTGCGGCGTTTTCCATTGCTGCATATCCTGCATGACGGCAAGCGCTTGAAGGTCTGGGAAAACTGGCTGGCGGCCATGGGCCGGAACGACATCGATGCGGGCCAGGGTCTGGAATTCAGCACCCTGGACCAGGTGATCCATACCGCCCTGGCAGGCGGTGGCTTAGCCGTGATCGACCGGCAGATGATCGAGCGCGAGTTGGCCAATGGCAGCCTGCTGCCGATCACGCCCGTGGAAGTGATCGGCCCTTATGGCTATTGGCTGGATGTGGCGAGTGACAAACAGGGTTTATCCAAGGTTCGTTTGTTTACGCAGTGGCTGGGCCAGGTCAGCAATCCCTGA
- a CDS encoding MFS transporter, with translation MTAQSVKIDDLPIGRFHLKIAGLTFGAHFTDGYILGLIGIAFTLLSPQMQLGAFWQGLIGASALIGLFLGSLFFGWISDTLGRQKIFLVSFVLITVASVMQFYAETAMGLLLCRVLIGIGLGGDFSVGHAMLAEFSPKKHRGVLLGSFSVVWTVGYVAATFVGTAMLSLGDDAWRWMLASSAIPAGLILLARIGTPESPRWLVNRGRIAEARAIVKKHLGAHVVLDEEPSTQTRSGYGVLFSREYRKRTAFNCLFFVCIVMPYFAIYTFLPSILQKMGLAEGFGTELMLNVLLIVGALIGIWCTVKFSRRGFLINSFIILAAALFLLAVLPGSMAWLMVLTFGVFTLVLSAVSNLVGVFPAESFPTEVRASGIGLATAVSRLGSAISTFLLPVSVAGIGLSPTMGILAAILVVGAIISWAWAPETKALTLSQACKAQAPPVSGIADLAQPLRKQTNLG, from the coding sequence ATGACTGCTCAATCCGTCAAAATCGACGACCTGCCGATCGGCCGCTTTCATCTGAAGATCGCCGGTCTGACCTTTGGTGCGCACTTCACCGACGGCTATATCCTCGGCTTGATCGGTATCGCTTTCACCCTGCTCAGCCCGCAGATGCAACTCGGCGCCTTCTGGCAAGGCTTGATTGGTGCTTCGGCGCTGATCGGTTTGTTCCTGGGCAGCCTGTTTTTCGGTTGGATCTCCGACACCCTCGGTCGGCAGAAGATCTTTCTCGTCAGCTTTGTGCTGATTACGGTGGCGTCGGTCATGCAGTTCTATGCTGAAACCGCCATGGGGCTGTTGCTATGCCGAGTGCTGATCGGCATTGGCTTGGGCGGCGACTTCAGCGTCGGTCATGCCATGCTGGCCGAGTTTTCGCCGAAGAAACATCGGGGTGTGCTGCTCGGCTCCTTCAGCGTGGTCTGGACCGTCGGCTACGTGGCCGCAACCTTTGTCGGCACCGCGATGCTCAGCCTCGGTGACGACGCCTGGCGCTGGATGCTCGCATCGTCGGCGATCCCGGCCGGGCTGATTCTGCTCGCGCGCATCGGCACCCCGGAATCACCGCGCTGGCTGGTCAACCGGGGGCGCATCGCCGAAGCCCGTGCCATCGTCAAAAAGCACCTGGGCGCGCATGTGGTGCTGGATGAGGAACCGTCGACGCAAACCCGTTCCGGCTATGGCGTGTTGTTCAGCCGCGAATACCGCAAGCGCACGGCGTTCAACTGCCTGTTCTTCGTATGCATCGTGATGCCGTATTTCGCGATCTACACCTTCTTGCCCTCGATCCTGCAGAAGATGGGCCTGGCCGAAGGTTTTGGCACAGAATTGATGCTCAACGTGCTGCTGATCGTCGGCGCCTTGATCGGCATCTGGTGCACGGTGAAGTTCTCGCGCCGTGGGTTTCTGATCAATTCGTTCATCATCCTTGCTGCGGCGCTGTTCCTGTTGGCGGTGCTGCCGGGGAGCATGGCGTGGCTGATGGTGTTGACCTTCGGTGTGTTTACTTTGGTGTTGTCGGCGGTCAGCAACCTGGTCGGGGTATTCCCGGCAGAAAGCTTCCCCACCGAAGTGCGTGCCAGCGGCATTGGCCTGGCCACGGCGGTGAGTCGCCTGGGCTCGGCGATCAGTACATTCCTGCTGCCGGTGAGTGTGGCTGGGATTGGTTTGAGCCCGACCATGGGCATTCTGGCGGCGATACTGGTAGTGGGCGCGATTATCTCCTGGGCCTGGGCCCCGGAAACCAAGGCGCTGACCTTGAGCCAGGCGTGCAAGGCCCAGGCGCCACCGGTGTCAGGGATTGCTGACCTGGCCCAGCCACTGCGTAAACAAACGAACCTTGGATAA
- a CDS encoding NAD-dependent succinate-semialdehyde dehydrogenase — MNPLIRTGNYIDGRWSSGGPTYPVLNPANGALIVDVQRAAGEATHLAIDAANRALPAWRKLTAKERSQRLKRWSELMLSHQKDLAQLLSLEQGKPLAEAMGEVVYAASFLEWFGEEAKRAYGDVIPSHKADARIIVVKEAIGVVAAITPWNFPLAMVTRKVGPALAAGCTMVLKPSEETPLSAFALAVLAEQAGIPAGVFNIVSGDAVAIGGALQASSVVRKLSFTGSTRTGKLLMRQAADTLKKVSLELGGNAPFIVFDDADLDAAVKGAMASKFRNTGQTCVCVNRFFIQDGVYDAFTRKLAEAVSAMRVGSALDGDTEQGPLINAAALAKVESHVSDAVEKGAKLLCGGRRHALGGTFFEPTILTEAHDDMLIAQEETFGPVAACFRFQDEAEVLQRANDTPFGLSAYFYSRDIGRVWRMAEGLEAGMVGINEGIISTEVAPFGGIKESGLGREGSKYGLDDYLEIKYLLMGGL; from the coding sequence ATGAACCCGCTGATTCGTACTGGCAATTACATCGATGGCCGCTGGTCCAGCGGCGGCCCGACTTACCCGGTGCTCAACCCGGCCAACGGCGCGTTGATCGTTGACGTGCAGCGCGCCGCGGGCGAAGCCACCCACCTGGCCATCGACGCCGCCAACCGCGCCTTGCCGGCCTGGCGCAAGCTCACGGCGAAGGAGCGCAGCCAGCGCCTCAAGCGTTGGAGCGAGCTGATGCTGAGCCACCAGAAGGACCTGGCGCAACTGCTCAGCCTGGAGCAGGGCAAACCCCTGGCCGAAGCCATGGGCGAAGTGGTTTACGCCGCGAGCTTCCTGGAGTGGTTCGGCGAAGAGGCCAAACGCGCGTATGGCGACGTGATTCCCAGCCACAAGGCCGACGCCCGCATTATCGTCGTCAAGGAAGCCATCGGCGTGGTGGCGGCGATCACGCCGTGGAACTTCCCTCTGGCGATGGTCACCCGCAAGGTCGGCCCGGCGCTGGCGGCGGGTTGCACGATGGTTCTCAAACCTTCGGAAGAAACCCCGCTGTCTGCCTTCGCCCTGGCGGTGCTGGCCGAGCAGGCGGGTATTCCGGCCGGTGTGTTCAACATCGTTTCTGGCGATGCGGTGGCCATCGGTGGTGCGCTGCAAGCCTCCAGTGTGGTGCGCAAGCTGTCGTTCACCGGCTCCACCCGCACCGGCAAACTGTTGATGCGCCAGGCGGCCGACACGCTGAAAAAGGTCTCCCTGGAACTCGGCGGCAATGCACCCTTTATCGTGTTCGACGACGCCGACCTGGACGCCGCCGTCAAGGGCGCAATGGCGTCCAAGTTCCGCAACACCGGGCAAACCTGCGTGTGCGTCAACCGCTTCTTTATCCAGGATGGCGTGTATGACGCGTTCACCCGCAAACTGGCTGAGGCGGTCAGCGCGATGCGCGTCGGCAGCGCTTTGGACGGCGACACCGAACAAGGCCCACTGATCAATGCGGCGGCGCTGGCCAAAGTTGAATCCCACGTAAGCGATGCCGTGGAGAAGGGCGCCAAACTGCTGTGCGGTGGCCGTCGTCATGCACTGGGCGGGACGTTCTTCGAACCGACCATCCTCACCGAAGCCCATGACGACATGCTGATTGCCCAGGAAGAAACCTTCGGCCCGGTGGCGGCATGCTTTCGTTTCCAAGATGAAGCCGAAGTACTGCAGCGCGCCAATGACACGCCGTTCGGTTTGTCCGCGTACTTCTACAGCCGCGATATCGGCCGCGTGTGGCGCATGGCCGAAGGCCTGGAAGCGGGCATGGTCGGCATCAACGAAGGGATTATCTCCACCGAGGTCGCGCCGTTTGGCGGCATCAAGGAATCGGGCCTGGGCCGTGAAGGCTCCAAGTACGGGCTGGATGACTACCTGGAGATCAAGTACTTGTTGATGGGCGGCCTTTAA
- the fae gene encoding formaldehyde-activating enzyme, producing MKPLDLYIGEGFEGPGVNAAHINILIGPRNGPAGQAFANSLASPSQGHCPFMVIAQPNIPVKPMTLYVNKAAIGSDLHGNATWGASQAGIAKAVLEALLDGTLPPEAEDEWAIITANWVNPACDDLDAVYLNNYNACRTAIRAALNGTPYTAQLADVVNHISNPFYTPKA from the coding sequence ATGAAACCACTTGATCTGTACATCGGCGAGGGCTTCGAAGGCCCAGGCGTCAATGCTGCCCACATCAACATCCTCATCGGCCCACGCAACGGGCCGGCCGGCCAGGCGTTTGCCAACAGCCTTGCGTCGCCAAGCCAGGGCCATTGCCCGTTCATGGTGATTGCCCAGCCAAACATCCCGGTCAAGCCCATGACCCTCTACGTCAACAAGGCCGCGATTGGCAGCGACTTGCACGGCAATGCCACCTGGGGCGCGTCCCAGGCCGGTATCGCCAAGGCCGTGCTGGAAGCCTTGCTCGACGGCACCTTGCCGCCGGAAGCCGAAGACGAATGGGCCATCATCACCGCCAACTGGGTCAACCCGGCCTGCGATGACTTGGACGCCGTCTACCTGAACAACTACAACGCCTGCCGCACCGCGATCCGCGCCGCCCTCAATGGCACGCCCTACACCGCGCAACTGGCCGATGTGGTCAACCACATCAGCAACCCTTTCTACACGCCAAAGGCCTGA
- a CDS encoding ribonucleotide-diphosphate reductase subunit beta — MLSWDEVDNEDTGAAVIKGANAGHASEANMDRLDGAGAAAALEARNVTANDSAAIIRAKAALDKLDVAEGLAELEGSAARVAVDEKRMINCRADLNQLVPFKYDWAWQKYLDGCANHWMPQEVNMTADIALWKNPEGLTDDERRIVMRNLGFFSTADSLVANNLVLAVYRLITNPECRQYILRQAFEEAIHTHAYQYCIESLAMDEGEIFNMYHEIPSVAKKAAWGLKYTRSISDPKFETGTVETDKELLRNLVAYYCVLEGIFFYCGFTQILSMGRRNKMTGVAEQFQYILRDESMHLNFGIDVINQIKIENPHLWDAEMKEEATQMILQGTQLEIEYARDTMPRGVLGMNAAMMEDYLKFIANRRLSQIGLKEEYPGTTNPFPWMSEIMDLKKEKNFFETRVIEYQTGGALSWD, encoded by the coding sequence ATGCTGAGTTGGGATGAAGTCGACAACGAAGACACCGGTGCAGCGGTGATCAAGGGCGCCAACGCCGGGCATGCCAGCGAAGCCAACATGGACCGCCTCGACGGTGCCGGCGCCGCTGCCGCGCTGGAAGCGCGCAACGTGACTGCCAATGACTCCGCCGCGATCATCCGCGCCAAGGCCGCCCTCGACAAACTCGACGTCGCCGAAGGCCTCGCCGAACTCGAAGGCTCCGCCGCCCGCGTCGCCGTTGACGAAAAACGCATGATCAACTGCCGCGCAGACCTCAACCAACTCGTGCCTTTCAAGTACGACTGGGCCTGGCAGAAATACCTCGACGGCTGCGCCAACCACTGGATGCCGCAAGAGGTCAACATGACCGCCGACATCGCCCTGTGGAAAAACCCCGAAGGCCTGACCGATGACGAACGCCGCATCGTCATGCGCAACCTCGGCTTCTTCTCCACCGCCGACTCCCTGGTTGCCAACAACCTCGTGCTGGCCGTGTACCGCCTGATCACCAACCCGGAATGCCGCCAGTACATCCTGCGCCAGGCCTTCGAAGAAGCGATCCACACCCACGCCTACCAGTACTGCATCGAATCGCTGGCCATGGATGAAGGCGAAATCTTCAACATGTACCACGAGATTCCATCGGTCGCCAAAAAGGCCGCCTGGGGCTTGAAGTACACCCGTTCGATCTCCGATCCGAAGTTCGAAACCGGCACCGTTGAGACTGATAAAGAGTTGCTGCGCAACCTGGTCGCCTACTACTGCGTCCTGGAAGGCATCTTCTTCTATTGCGGCTTCACCCAGATCCTGTCCATGGGCCGTCGCAACAAAATGACCGGCGTGGCGGAGCAGTTCCAGTACATCCTGCGCGATGAATCGATGCACCTGAACTTCGGTATCGATGTGATCAACCAGATCAAAATCGAAAACCCGCATTTGTGGGATGCCGAGATGAAGGAAGAAGCGACACAGATGATTCTGCAAGGGACTCAGCTGGAGATCGAGTACGCACGTGACACCATGCCTCGTGGGGTGTTGGGGATGAATGCGGCGATGATGGAGGACTATCTGAAGTTCATCGCTAACCGTCGTTTGTCGCAGATTGGGTTGAAGGAAGAGTATCCAGGGACAACGAATCCGTTCCCTTGGATGAGCGAGATTATGGACTTGAAGAAAGAGAAAAACTTCTTCGAGACCCGCGTGATCGAGTATCAAACCGGCGGCGCACTGAGCTGGGACTGA
- a CDS encoding DUF1289 domain-containing protein, with product MPNQTIKTPCVGLCSTVYGDLVCRGCKRYHHEVIQWNGYNADEKQAVWLRLEQLLVQVMASKLEVFDPQRLRQQLEDRKIRFMPHQSPYCWAYQLIARGARVISRLDAYGLALLPEFRERSLADLRDAIDREFFLLSEAHYERYIAPGFLKEAFGPALIATF from the coding sequence ATGCCCAATCAAACCATCAAAACGCCCTGCGTCGGCCTGTGCTCCACCGTTTACGGCGACCTGGTCTGCCGGGGCTGCAAGCGTTATCACCATGAAGTGATTCAGTGGAATGGCTACAACGCTGACGAGAAACAGGCCGTGTGGCTGCGTCTGGAGCAGTTGCTGGTGCAGGTGATGGCCAGCAAGCTGGAAGTGTTCGACCCACAACGCCTGCGCCAGCAGTTGGAAGACCGCAAGATTCGCTTTATGCCGCACCAGTCGCCGTATTGCTGGGCGTACCAGCTGATTGCGCGGGGCGCGCGGGTGATTTCCAGGCTGGATGCGTATGGCCTGGCCTTGTTGCCGGAGTTTCGTGAGCGCAGCCTTGCGGATTTGCGTGATGCGATTGATCGGGAGTTTTTCCTGTTGTCCGAGGCGCACTACGAGCGCTACATCGCGCCGGGGTTTCTGAAAGAGGCCTTTGGGCCTGCCCTGATTGCCACGTTCTAA
- the mdeB gene encoding alpha-ketoglutarate dehydrogenase, whose protein sequence is MNGFASAVNHTALDQVEQDEWRDALASLVANAGPERARQILDLLAREGSAAHIDWKPRHGTPYINSISVEQQPAFPGDLATEERLASLVRWNALAMVVRANQAYGELGGHIASYASAADLFEVGFNHFFRARNDNFGGDLVFYQPHSAPGIYARAYLEGRLTENDLAHYRQEIGGPKNGARGLSSYPHPWLMPDFWQFPTGSMGIGPISSIFQARFMRYLQHRGLLDTTDRHVWGVFGDGEMDEPESMSALTLAAREGLDNLTWVVNCNLQRLDGPVRGNGRIIDELEALFAGAGWNVIKLVWGSDWDGLLAKDADGALVNTLSQTVDGQFQTFAAKDGAYNREHFFGQSASLAKLVEGMSDEQIDRLKRGGHDMVKIHAAYHAARRVKGQPTVILAQTKKGFGMGEAGQGKMTTHQQKKLDRDALIAFRNRFQLPLSDEQTEALSFFKPADDSLELRYLHQRRNALGGYVPSRSQAAAPVAVPPVTGYAGFATAAAGKEMSTTMAFVRMLTHLLKDKALGPRIVPIVADEARTFGMANLFKQIGIYSSVGQRYEPEDIGSILSYREATDGQILEEGISEASAISSWVAAATSYSVHGLRMLPFYIYYSMFGFQRVGDLIWAAADQRARGFLLGATAGRTTLGGEGLQHQDGSSHLSAATVPNCRAYDPAFAGEFAVILDHGMRQMLEHDVDEFYYVTLMNENYPQPSLPQGVEAAIIKGMYRLQGAADAKVRLLGSGTLLREAQAAAQLLAEDWHVASEVFSVTSFSELARDAREVERWNRLHPQGAKRVSHVNTCLPKGAPVIAVSDYVRAVPQMIASYLDSRYTVLGTDGFGRSDTRAALRDFFEVDRHHIVLAALTALVEQGSLAPQVCEQAIERYGLQAEREASWAS, encoded by the coding sequence ATGAACGGTTTCGCGAGTGCAGTCAATCACACCGCGTTGGATCAAGTAGAGCAGGACGAGTGGCGCGACGCCCTGGCCTCGCTGGTGGCCAACGCCGGCCCCGAACGCGCACGGCAGATCCTCGACCTGCTGGCCCGCGAAGGCAGCGCCGCGCACATCGACTGGAAACCGCGCCACGGCACGCCTTACATCAACAGCATCAGCGTCGAGCAGCAGCCTGCCTTTCCCGGCGACCTCGCCACCGAAGAACGCCTGGCCTCGCTGGTGCGCTGGAATGCCTTGGCCATGGTGGTGCGCGCCAATCAGGCGTATGGCGAGTTGGGTGGCCATATCGCCAGCTACGCCAGCGCGGCGGATTTGTTCGAAGTGGGCTTCAACCACTTTTTTCGCGCCCGAAATGACAACTTTGGCGGTGACCTGGTGTTCTACCAGCCGCATTCCGCGCCGGGTATTTATGCGCGCGCCTATCTGGAAGGCCGCCTGACTGAAAACGACCTGGCGCACTACCGCCAGGAAATCGGCGGGCCAAAAAACGGCGCCCGTGGGCTCTCCAGCTACCCGCACCCGTGGCTGATGCCGGACTTCTGGCAGTTCCCCACCGGCTCCATGGGCATCGGCCCGATCAGTTCGATATTCCAGGCGCGCTTCATGCGCTACCTGCAACATCGCGGCTTGCTCGATACCACCGACCGCCATGTCTGGGGCGTCTTCGGCGACGGCGAAATGGATGAACCGGAAAGCATGTCGGCCCTGACCCTGGCCGCCCGTGAGGGCCTGGACAACCTGACCTGGGTGGTCAACTGCAACCTGCAACGCCTCGACGGCCCGGTGCGCGGCAATGGGCGGATCATCGATGAACTTGAGGCGTTGTTCGCCGGCGCCGGCTGGAACGTGATCAAACTGGTGTGGGGCTCGGATTGGGATGGGTTGCTCGCCAAAGACGCTGACGGCGCGCTGGTGAACACCCTGTCGCAGACCGTCGACGGGCAATTCCAGACCTTTGCCGCCAAGGACGGCGCGTATAACCGCGAACATTTCTTCGGTCAAAGCGCGTCACTCGCCAAACTGGTCGAGGGCATGAGTGACGAACAAATCGACCGCCTCAAGCGCGGCGGCCATGACATGGTCAAGATCCACGCCGCCTACCACGCCGCACGCCGCGTCAAAGGCCAGCCGACGGTGATCCTGGCCCAGACCAAAAAGGGTTTCGGCATGGGCGAAGCCGGGCAGGGCAAGATGACCACCCATCAGCAGAAGAAGCTGGATCGCGACGCGCTGATCGCCTTCCGCAATCGCTTCCAGTTGCCGCTGTCGGATGAGCAGACCGAAGCGCTGAGCTTCTTCAAACCCGCCGATGACAGCCTCGAACTGCGCTACCTGCACCAACGCCGCAACGCGCTCGGTGGCTATGTGCCGAGCCGCAGCCAGGCCGCGGCGCCAGTCGCTGTGCCACCGGTGACTGGTTACGCCGGTTTCGCCACGGCGGCCGCCGGCAAGGAAATGTCGACCACCATGGCCTTCGTGCGCATGCTCACCCACCTGCTCAAGGACAAAGCCCTCGGCCCGCGCATCGTGCCGATCGTGGCGGATGAGGCGCGTACCTTCGGCATGGCCAACCTGTTCAAGCAGATCGGCATTTATTCCAGCGTCGGCCAGCGTTACGAGCCGGAAGACATCGGCTCGATCCTCAGCTACCGCGAAGCCACCGACGGGCAGATTCTCGAAGAGGGCATCAGCGAAGCCAGCGCCATCAGCTCGTGGGTGGCGGCGGCGACCAGCTACTCGGTGCATGGCCTGCGCATGTTGCCGTTCTACATCTATTACTCGATGTTCGGCTTCCAGCGCGTCGGCGACCTGATCTGGGCTGCCGCTGACCAACGCGCCCGTGGTTTCCTGCTCGGTGCCACGGCCGGGCGCACCACCCTGGGCGGCGAAGGCTTGCAGCACCAGGACGGCAGCAGCCACCTCAGCGCCGCCACCGTGCCCAATTGCCGCGCCTACGACCCGGCGTTTGCCGGCGAGTTTGCGGTGATCCTCGACCACGGCATGCGCCAGATGCTCGAACACGACGTGGACGAGTTCTACTACGTGACCCTCATGAACGAAAACTACCCGCAGCCGAGCCTGCCGCAAGGCGTGGAAGCAGCGATCATCAAAGGCATGTACCGCCTGCAGGGCGCGGCTGACGCCAAGGTGCGCCTGTTGGGTTCCGGCACGCTATTGCGCGAAGCCCAGGCGGCGGCACAGTTACTGGCTGAGGATTGGCACGTGGCGAGCGAGGTGTTCAGCGTCACCAGTTTCAGCGAGCTGGCGCGGGATGCGCGGGAGGTGGAGCGCTGGAATCGCTTGCACCCGCAGGGCGCCAAGCGCGTCAGCCATGTGAATACCTGCTTGCCCAAAGGCGCGCCGGTGATTGCCGTGTCCGACTATGTGCGCGCAGTGCCGCAGATGATCGCGTCGTATCTGGACTCCCGCTACACGGTGCTCGGCACTGACGGTTTTGGTCGCAGTGATACACGGGCGGCGTTGCGTGATTTCTTCGAGGTGGACAGGCACCACATTGTGCTGGCGGCGCTGACGGCGTTGGTGGAGCAGGGGAGTTTGGCGCCGCAGGTGTGTGAGCAGGCGATTGAGCGGTATGGCTTGCAGGCGGAGCGGGAAGCTTCCTGGGCCTCCTGA
- a CDS encoding class I SAM-dependent methyltransferase gives MTPDVLATLHAHLLTALATPPTETRRLFHGRGRCWPGLEQLTVDWLQGVMLVSLFKEPDAEQLEALKQMLKQQFGVYTVALQHRYLPQSTTEWLVGEAVDELTITEGGLRYLIDLGKKQNSGLFLDMRYGRNWVREQAQGQRVLNLFAYTCGFSVAAIEGGADHVVNLDMARGALSRGRDNHRLNGHDLGKVTFLGHDLFKSWAKVTHSGPYDLVIIDPPSFQKGSFLLTKDYQRVLRRLPDLLTPQGTVLACMNDPAFGEDFLIDGVTREAPGLRFVERLQNPPEFPDIDPQSGLKALVFRQG, from the coding sequence ATGACCCCAGACGTACTCGCCACCCTGCACGCCCACCTGCTCACCGCCCTGGCCACGCCGCCCACCGAGACCCGGCGCCTGTTTCACGGCCGTGGCCGCTGCTGGCCGGGCCTGGAGCAACTGACGGTGGACTGGTTGCAAGGTGTGATGCTGGTCTCGCTGTTCAAAGAGCCCGACGCCGAGCAGTTGGAGGCGTTGAAACAAATGCTCAAGCAGCAGTTCGGCGTTTATACCGTAGCCCTGCAACACCGCTACCTGCCGCAAAGCACCACCGAATGGCTGGTCGGTGAAGCCGTGGACGAGCTGACCATCACCGAGGGCGGCCTGCGTTACCTGATCGACCTGGGCAAAAAACAGAACAGCGGGCTGTTCCTCGACATGCGCTACGGCCGCAACTGGGTGCGCGAGCAGGCCCAGGGCCAGCGGGTGCTGAACTTGTTTGCCTACACCTGCGGCTTTTCGGTCGCCGCCATCGAAGGCGGCGCCGACCACGTCGTGAACCTCGACATGGCCCGTGGCGCCCTCAGCCGTGGCCGCGACAACCACCGCTTGAATGGCCATGACCTCGGCAAGGTCACCTTCCTCGGCCACGACCTGTTCAAGTCGTGGGCCAAGGTCACTCACAGCGGCCCTTATGACTTGGTGATCATCGACCCGCCATCCTTCCAGAAAGGCAGTTTCCTGCTGACCAAAGACTACCAGCGCGTGCTGCGCCGCCTGCCGGATTTGCTCACACCACAGGGCACCGTGCTGGCGTGCATGAACGACCCGGCGTTCGGTGAAGACTTCCTGATCGACGGCGTCACCCGCGAAGCACCGGGCCTGCGCTTTGTGGAACGGCTGCAAAACCCGCCTGAATTCCCGGATATCGACCCGCAAAGTGGCCTGAAGGCGCTGGTGTTCCGTCAGGGTTGA
- the pcsA gene encoding phosphatidylcholine synthase has product MISTLHVARLKAWGAHGFTATGVVLAFLATLALLENSPKACLLWLGLALVVDGVDGSLARRVNVSTVLPSFDGSVLDLVIDYLTYVFIPALFIYRYIDLPEFTHLFTVSVILVSSLFCFCNVNMKSKDNYFVGFPAAWNVVALCVYIIQPEAWVTLLTVIGLALLTVTPMKFLHPFRVKRFMPINIAVTTIWLLCSFLMVVDYPNTNPWTFGLWSLMSAYFLGICVWRTALEWLGTHK; this is encoded by the coding sequence GTGATATCGACCCTGCATGTAGCCAGACTCAAAGCCTGGGGCGCCCACGGCTTTACCGCCACCGGTGTGGTATTGGCCTTCCTGGCCACCCTGGCCCTGCTGGAAAACTCTCCCAAGGCTTGCCTGCTGTGGCTGGGCCTGGCGCTGGTGGTCGATGGCGTTGACGGTTCGCTGGCGCGACGGGTGAATGTCAGCACGGTATTACCGAGCTTCGACGGCTCGGTGCTCGACCTGGTGATTGATTACCTGACCTATGTGTTTATCCCGGCGCTGTTTATCTACCGCTATATCGACCTGCCGGAATTTACCCACCTGTTCACCGTCTCGGTGATTCTGGTGTCGTCGCTGTTCTGCTTCTGCAATGTGAACATGAAGAGCAAGGACAACTACTTTGTCGGCTTCCCCGCCGCCTGGAACGTGGTTGCCCTGTGCGTGTACATCATCCAGCCGGAAGCCTGGGTCACCTTGCTGACCGTGATTGGCCTGGCGCTGCTGACCGTGACGCCGATGAAGTTTTTGCATCCGTTTCGGGTCAAGCGGTTTATGCCGATCAACATCGCCGTGACCACGATCTGGTTGCTGTGCAGCTTTTTGATGGTGGTGGATTATCCGAATACCAACCCGTGGACGTTCGGGTTGTGGTCGCTGATGTCGGCTTACTTCCTGGGGATTTGTGTGTGGCGTACGGCGCTGGAGTGGCTGGGCACCCATAAATAG